A genomic stretch from Fodinibius salinus includes:
- a CDS encoding response regulator — MADGKVLIVEDDLLLAMVEERMVKRIGFEVVGKAENGPQAIEKTSELEPDVIIMDITLEEGMDGIEAMEEIRTFSDASVIYLSGSSDRYNFERAKKTGFVEFLTKPVTSADVKIPLEKVLGKPSEGSESGENRPANSTT, encoded by the coding sequence ATGGCTGACGGTAAGGTATTAATCGTAGAAGATGACCTCTTGCTTGCAATGGTAGAGGAGCGTATGGTCAAAAGGATTGGCTTTGAGGTGGTTGGTAAAGCTGAAAACGGTCCGCAGGCCATAGAGAAAACCTCTGAGTTAGAGCCTGACGTTATCATTATGGACATTACGCTTGAAGAGGGGATGGACGGTATTGAGGCCATGGAGGAGATTCGCACCTTTTCTGACGCATCCGTCATTTATCTTTCCGGAAGTTCCGACCGGTATAACTTTGAGCGTGCTAAAAAGACTGGTTTTGTAGAATTTCTTACCAAGCCGGTTACTAGTGCTGATGTTAAAATACCGCTTGAGAAAGTTTTGGGTAAGCCGTCCGAAGGATCAGAGTCAGGAGAAAATCGCCCGGCTAACTCTACAACTTAA
- a CDS encoding M20/M25/M40 family metallo-hydrolase — MKRLIFLVVVCISLAGCIKSPIDQAAKSITEEKLIEPIEKLSSDSFKGRATGTEGAEKTVNYLVSKLKEHDIKGGASDSGYVQDVPLVGQKTAEDAIIQITKNGRTVRSFEYYSDFMAWPSNLAENVSIDQAELVYVGYGIQAPEENWDDFKEADVKGKVLVVKNNDPSKKADLFEGKTRLYYGRYDYKYEKAREMGAAGVLIIHTTPSAGYGWNVVANSWSRERFYLRGNDSMEQSPTKVNGWLTKESSRALFESAGLNLQEQLAAAESRSFEPVPLEGLRLNLDLEASYRNQDAQNVLGVVEGTSDRLKDEYLVFTAHHDHLGITKAVEGDSVNNGALDNAAGVSAVLNMARAYKKLQPQLKRSVLFLFVGAEEVGLVGSKYWASNPTVHPGKVTANINLDGMNVYGKTKDLVLVGYGRNTVSDQIQKLAEKQGRTVKPDPHPDRGYFYRSDHFPLAKKGIPAIFPNSGTNFIDKPEGYAETVDSLQNANYHTVNDEINKYWDLAGMVQDVRLFFDVGYRIINAEDMQRWQKGDEFKQARLNMIEDASSQ; from the coding sequence ATGAAAAGGCTGATATTTTTAGTTGTTGTTTGTATTTCACTGGCGGGCTGTATAAAGTCACCGATAGATCAGGCCGCAAAATCAATCACAGAAGAAAAGCTGATAGAGCCCATTGAGAAACTGTCTTCAGATAGCTTTAAAGGGCGTGCTACAGGAACTGAGGGTGCAGAAAAGACAGTTAACTATTTAGTTAGTAAGCTGAAAGAACATGATATAAAGGGTGGGGCGTCGGATAGTGGATACGTACAGGATGTGCCGCTGGTTGGTCAAAAGACAGCCGAGGATGCTATTATTCAAATTACAAAGAATGGCCGTACGGTACGCAGTTTTGAATATTACTCTGATTTTATGGCTTGGCCCAGTAATCTGGCCGAGAATGTATCCATTGATCAGGCAGAATTAGTTTATGTGGGATACGGTATTCAGGCGCCCGAAGAAAACTGGGATGACTTTAAAGAAGCCGATGTGAAAGGAAAGGTTCTGGTCGTAAAAAATAATGATCCCAGTAAGAAGGCTGATCTTTTTGAAGGAAAGACAAGGTTGTATTACGGTCGGTATGACTATAAGTACGAGAAAGCGCGCGAAATGGGTGCTGCAGGTGTACTTATTATTCATACTACTCCGTCGGCGGGATATGGCTGGAATGTGGTGGCCAACAGCTGGAGCCGTGAGCGATTTTATTTGCGCGGAAATGACTCAATGGAACAATCACCTACAAAAGTAAATGGATGGCTTACCAAAGAGTCCAGCAGAGCGTTATTTGAAAGTGCGGGTCTCAACCTGCAGGAACAGTTGGCTGCAGCTGAAAGCCGATCGTTTGAGCCGGTACCGCTCGAGGGATTGCGACTGAACTTAGATCTTGAAGCCAGCTACCGAAACCAAGATGCTCAAAACGTGTTGGGTGTTGTGGAGGGAACGAGTGATCGTCTTAAAGATGAGTATTTGGTATTTACCGCCCATCACGATCATCTGGGTATTACAAAAGCTGTTGAAGGAGACTCTGTTAATAATGGGGCTTTGGATAATGCAGCGGGAGTAAGCGCTGTCCTTAACATGGCCCGTGCTTACAAAAAGTTGCAGCCACAGCTTAAGCGAAGCGTATTATTTTTATTCGTGGGAGCAGAGGAAGTAGGATTGGTGGGTTCTAAATACTGGGCCTCAAATCCCACAGTTCATCCCGGAAAAGTAACGGCAAATATTAACCTGGACGGTATGAATGTCTATGGTAAAACCAAGGACTTGGTATTGGTGGGATATGGACGAAATACGGTAAGTGACCAGATCCAAAAGCTGGCCGAAAAGCAGGGTCGTACGGTTAAACCGGATCCGCATCCCGACCGCGGATACTTTTATCGTTCGGATCATTTTCCGCTGGCCAAGAAAGGGATTCCTGCTATATTTCCTAATTCAGGTACGAATTTTATCGACAAGCCGGAAGGCTATGCAGAGACTGTGGACAGTCTGCAAAATGCAAACTATCATACGGTCAATGACGAAATTAACAAGTATTGGGATCTGGCCGGCATGGTGCAGGATGTACGCTTGTTTTTTGATGTCGGATACCGCATCATTAATGCCGAAGACATGCAGCGTTGGCAAAAAGGTGATGAGTTTAAACAAGCGCGTTTAAATATGATTGAAGATGCATCGTCCCAATAA
- a CDS encoding aldehyde dehydrogenase, whose product MEEIVNIQQQFFKQGHTRDVDFRKEQLRKIKKLLNTYEDDIFDALFADLKKPVFETYETELLILKHEIDHLLSNLSSWASPTKVSGEFFNFPSQNYIHPQPYGVSLVIGAWNYPLQLSLNPALSSIAAGNTTIIKPSEHASHTSRLVTNMINENFEAGFLHAIEGDAEVTQSLLDQPLDYIFFTGSTTVGKKIMHAAAKQLTPLTLELGGKSPAIVDQSADIATAAKRICWGKFINAGQTCVSPDYVYVHKSLKKTFLQHLKEYVTEFYGDDPSQSPDYARIINRNHFSRITGLLEDQSEVIGGQYNEEDLYIEPTILPRADWNHSVMQEEIFGPLLPVLPFADLDDVITTINSHSRPLALYLFSTDSDNQEKIINEIPFGGGCINDTVAHLANLNLPFGGIGNSGFGQYHGKSGFDEFSHQKSIMKKSGWPQIPLRYPPYEGNLKWLKKFTDLL is encoded by the coding sequence ATGGAAGAAATCGTCAACATACAGCAGCAGTTTTTCAAACAAGGGCATACTCGTGATGTGGATTTCCGCAAAGAACAGCTGCGCAAAATTAAAAAGCTGCTCAACACTTATGAAGACGATATTTTTGACGCCCTCTTCGCAGATCTGAAAAAGCCGGTCTTCGAAACCTATGAGACCGAGCTGCTTATCCTAAAACATGAAATTGACCACCTGCTATCGAACCTGTCGTCTTGGGCCAGCCCTACCAAAGTAAGCGGCGAATTTTTTAACTTTCCTTCCCAAAATTATATTCATCCCCAGCCATATGGTGTGTCGCTGGTGATCGGTGCCTGGAACTATCCGCTACAACTCAGTCTCAATCCCGCTTTGTCCTCAATCGCAGCCGGCAATACCACCATCATTAAACCATCGGAGCACGCCTCACATACCTCTCGGCTGGTGACCAATATGATCAATGAAAATTTTGAAGCCGGATTTTTGCATGCCATTGAGGGTGACGCGGAGGTCACACAATCTCTGCTGGATCAGCCACTTGACTATATTTTCTTTACCGGCAGCACTACCGTAGGCAAAAAAATCATGCATGCTGCCGCCAAGCAGCTCACTCCACTAACTCTCGAGCTGGGTGGTAAATCGCCCGCCATCGTAGACCAGTCGGCTGATATTGCCACTGCAGCCAAACGCATTTGCTGGGGTAAGTTTATTAATGCGGGACAAACCTGCGTCAGTCCCGATTATGTATATGTTCACAAGAGCCTGAAAAAAACTTTTTTGCAACATCTTAAGGAGTATGTAACAGAATTTTACGGGGACGATCCCAGCCAAAGTCCCGACTACGCACGCATCATCAATCGTAACCATTTTAGTCGGATTACCGGTCTTCTGGAAGATCAGTCCGAAGTAATCGGGGGACAATATAATGAGGAGGATCTTTATATTGAACCCACTATTTTGCCGCGCGCCGACTGGAACCATTCAGTAATGCAAGAAGAAATTTTTGGTCCTCTGCTCCCAGTACTTCCATTTGCCGATCTCGATGACGTAATCACTACTATCAATTCCCATTCCCGTCCGCTGGCCCTTTACCTGTTCAGTACGGATAGCGACAATCAAGAAAAAATAATTAATGAAATTCCATTCGGCGGCGGATGCATCAATGACACGGTTGCACACCTGGCAAACCTTAATTTACCTTTCGGTGGGATCGGTAACAGCGGTTTTGGTCAATATCATGGGAAGAGTGGTTTTGATGAGTTTTCGCATCAGAAAAGCATCATGAAAAAATCCGGCTGGCCCCAAATACCACTGCGCTATCCGCCTTATGAGGGGAATTTGAAATGGCTCAAAAAATTTACTGACTTATTATGA
- a CDS encoding DUF2339 domain-containing protein → MGDQKENNLSSRIDELEKRVKALEEEKGVPSKKDESNISTPALRQEEAAPPDDDVTEESKGFELNEQWLNRIGITLLLIGVAFLFKYSVDQGWLIPPIRSAIGLGIGVTLFFGGLQMNTDQSPLKQILMGGGIAAFYITGFATFQLYSFLPSTVVWSFMIIVTLLALSLSLQQDEAVLSVVGTLGAFGTPFMLHTGGGSVVLLMIYTMLVLAGVIVIYMQKGWKSLLWTYSLGSAAVIVVGIATADTSLESWMLQAGAVVWLLGSWLLPVFRNVFWVSDSKGWGDPGKEQKRSQKKIRPNPSVQFMVVFAPLLMLAVTIGIWELSMVHAGYVAMGLSALAALLYRPLTNNQCTGLASTHMLLGLGMLTIGFMLLLEQSILFVTLTVEAVCLRYIAHQTGDGKLNIAGHILFGIVVLWVVEAFAYRPGTDPLLWNVRPFTQLGVIAVGALVIPRWLSQTKLKKGYRIVSHLVFLIWMYQQLSLIENGQPWITVAWGAYATILLILGFIQFGRLMRLTGMATILLVVAKLFIVDLSQLQAIWRIFLFIGFGAVFLLLGYYGQSHFMDKKDGGELSNK, encoded by the coding sequence GTGGGTGATCAAAAAGAAAATAATTTATCGTCGCGCATTGATGAGCTAGAAAAAAGGGTAAAGGCTTTGGAGGAGGAAAAGGGAGTACCCTCCAAAAAAGATGAGTCGAATATTTCTACTCCTGCTCTCCGACAGGAGGAAGCAGCGCCCCCTGATGACGATGTGACGGAGGAATCAAAAGGTTTTGAGCTTAATGAACAGTGGTTGAACCGCATTGGTATTACATTACTACTGATTGGGGTGGCTTTTCTGTTTAAATACTCCGTTGATCAGGGATGGCTGATTCCTCCAATCCGAAGTGCCATTGGCCTGGGCATTGGGGTGACACTTTTCTTTGGTGGACTGCAGATGAATACAGATCAAAGTCCACTTAAACAAATATTGATGGGTGGTGGAATTGCGGCCTTCTATATTACCGGTTTTGCAACATTTCAGCTGTATTCATTTCTACCGAGTACTGTTGTTTGGTCGTTTATGATCATAGTTACACTGCTGGCGTTATCGCTGTCGCTGCAACAGGATGAAGCGGTACTTTCGGTGGTGGGAACGCTGGGTGCTTTTGGTACGCCATTTATGCTGCATACCGGGGGTGGAAGTGTAGTGCTGCTGATGATTTATACTATGCTGGTACTGGCGGGGGTTATCGTAATCTATATGCAAAAGGGATGGAAGTCGCTACTTTGGACGTATTCACTGGGCAGTGCAGCGGTAATAGTGGTGGGAATTGCCACCGCGGATACTTCACTTGAGTCCTGGATGTTGCAGGCCGGAGCCGTGGTTTGGCTGCTGGGATCATGGCTGTTGCCGGTATTTCGTAATGTATTTTGGGTATCTGATAGCAAAGGTTGGGGCGATCCGGGAAAAGAGCAAAAACGTAGCCAAAAGAAAATTCGTCCGAACCCAAGCGTTCAATTCATGGTTGTTTTTGCTCCATTGCTGATGCTTGCTGTGACAATAGGTATTTGGGAGTTATCGATGGTCCATGCAGGCTATGTTGCAATGGGATTATCAGCTCTGGCAGCATTGCTTTATCGTCCGCTTACGAATAACCAATGTACCGGGCTTGCATCAACGCACATGCTGTTGGGACTGGGTATGCTCACTATTGGGTTTATGCTTCTGCTGGAGCAAAGCATTCTTTTTGTAACGCTTACTGTTGAGGCCGTATGCCTGCGTTATATCGCCCACCAAACAGGAGATGGGAAACTCAATATTGCCGGCCATATACTATTTGGTATAGTTGTTTTATGGGTTGTCGAGGCATTTGCTTATCGGCCAGGTACTGATCCACTTCTTTGGAATGTTCGTCCCTTCACGCAGCTTGGTGTCATTGCGGTGGGTGCACTGGTAATACCGCGCTGGTTGTCACAAACAAAGCTGAAGAAAGGGTATCGTATAGTTAGCCACCTGGTATTTTTGATTTGGATGTACCAGCAGCTTTCACTGATAGAAAACGGCCAGCCATGGATCACCGTAGCGTGGGGAGCCTATGCCACCATCTTATTAATATTAGGGTTTATACAGTTCGGACGACTGATGCGTCTGACAGGGATGGCCACCATATTATTAGTTGTTGCCAAGCTGTTTATTGTTGATTTGTCACAGCTGCAGGCTATATGGCGCATCTTTCTTTTTATTGGTTTTGGTGCTGTCTTTTTACTGTTGGGCTACTATGGACAATCACATTTTATGGACAAAAAAGATGGCGGAGAACTTAGCAATAAATAA
- a CDS encoding ABC transporter ATP-binding protein → MDAVAHIQLKQLTKIYQEGEKSRSVLDELNLSVQEGEMLVLLGRSGSGKSTMLNLVSGVDKPDSGEVRIGGTDLTTLNEKNRTLFRRNNIGFVYQSFNLISTLTAHENVLLPLKLKGIKDSQTLDNAQQFLDEVGLGDRGDSYPDRLSGGEQQRVAIARALANEPMLILADEPTGNLDYKTGRDILSVLNDLVRKNGRTMIIATHDHDICNIADRVLELKGGKLHEVDNVAEVTGR, encoded by the coding sequence ATGGATGCAGTGGCGCATATTCAGTTAAAACAGTTGACCAAAATTTATCAGGAAGGAGAAAAAAGCCGCTCCGTGTTGGATGAGCTCAACCTTTCCGTTCAAGAGGGAGAAATGCTTGTGCTATTGGGCAGATCTGGGTCTGGCAAAAGTACTATGCTGAATTTGGTGAGTGGAGTTGACAAACCAGATTCTGGTGAGGTGCGCATCGGTGGGACTGACTTAACAACCCTGAATGAAAAAAACCGAACCCTTTTCCGACGTAACAATATTGGCTTCGTTTACCAATCGTTTAATCTTATCTCCACACTTACCGCGCACGAAAACGTACTGTTACCACTCAAGTTAAAGGGTATCAAGGATAGCCAGACCCTTGATAACGCTCAACAGTTTCTGGATGAAGTAGGGTTGGGGGATAGAGGAGATAGTTATCCTGATCGCCTTTCAGGAGGTGAACAGCAACGAGTAGCTATTGCCCGGGCTCTGGCAAATGAGCCAATGCTTATTCTGGCTGACGAACCAACCGGCAATCTGGATTATAAAACTGGGAGGGATATACTGAGCGTCCTGAATGATCTGGTTCGCAAGAATGGCAGAACAATGATTATTGCTACTCACGATCATGACATATGCAACATTGCGGATCGTGTTCTTGAATTAAAAGGCGGCAAACTGCATGAAGTCGATAACGTTGCTGAAGTGACAGGAAGATGA
- a CDS encoding SDR family oxidoreductase, which translates to MSTIANSHILITGGASGIGLKMGKNALERGASKLVIWDINTEKLEECNKQLANFRDRIHTYKVDVSDPEQIYQSAKKLQAEINHLDILINNAGVVVGQPFQKQNMANINKTIAVNLLGVMHTTRAFLPQMIERSTGHIVNIASAVAHMGNPNMSVYAGSKWGVRGWSESLRIELNNQNVTVTSVEPGYIDTGMFKGVTPPLLTPLLDPENLSRRILRAVEKNKMHLRTPFMVKILPFLKGILPTKVFDFVAGKLFKAYHSMDTFTGRNSD; encoded by the coding sequence ATGAGTACAATTGCAAACAGCCATATCCTTATAACCGGCGGCGCAAGCGGCATTGGACTAAAGATGGGGAAAAATGCCCTTGAACGAGGAGCCTCAAAACTGGTTATCTGGGATATAAATACCGAAAAGCTGGAAGAATGCAACAAACAACTTGCCAATTTTCGGGATCGAATCCACACCTATAAAGTGGATGTATCAGATCCTGAACAAATCTACCAGTCGGCGAAAAAACTGCAAGCAGAAATTAATCATCTTGATATTCTTATTAACAATGCCGGTGTTGTTGTGGGCCAACCATTTCAGAAACAGAATATGGCAAACATCAACAAAACTATTGCCGTCAATTTGTTGGGCGTTATGCACACCACCCGCGCTTTTTTGCCCCAGATGATCGAACGTTCTACAGGGCATATCGTCAATATAGCTTCTGCTGTGGCCCACATGGGCAATCCCAATATGTCAGTTTATGCAGGCAGCAAATGGGGCGTTAGGGGATGGTCAGAATCGCTGCGTATTGAGTTAAACAACCAAAATGTCACCGTAACATCTGTAGAACCGGGTTATATTGATACCGGGATGTTTAAAGGAGTAACACCACCGCTGCTCACCCCCCTTTTGGATCCCGAAAATTTAAGCCGACGCATCCTTCGGGCCGTTGAGAAAAATAAAATGCATCTCCGCACGCCATTCATGGTAAAAATACTCCCGTTTTTAAAAGGCATACTGCCCACAAAAGTTTTTGATTTTGTAGCTGGCAAGCTCTTTAAAGCCTATCACTCTATGGATACGTTCACGGGTCGAAACTCAGACTAA
- a CDS encoding ABC transporter permease — protein sequence MSKHKKNLLWLSSLRFLWKHPWHFALSILGVALGVSVVVSIDLSNSSAKKAFSLSTQAVTGKATHQITGAGENIDEEVYRTVRIDGMVKKSAPVAEGYGQIEGINRTFQIMGIDPIAEAPFRDFASQKGGIELPKFITGKNTGIIAKPVARQIGASVGDTLSVSVGGRTYSVQLAGLINAGNDRSQRALQNLLVVDVSTAQQLFNMQGQLSRIDLIIPQEDEKKIIPKIQSLLPSGSTISRSDSRSETVAQMTRAFELNLEALSMLALLVGMFLIYNTMTFSVVQRRQLIGRLRALGVTKKEILTIILKEAALIGIIGTIVGIISGLFLAKVLLKLVTQSINDLYFVLSVQELAIGFYPLAKAAVLGLGATLLASYWPAREASQAKVSTVLKRSSSESKIKGKLGILAASGLGAILLGAAILLIPNGGIAAGYSSLLFMIVGFSLVIPLIIVAIAQIFRPLLGKLNGLIGTMSVRGIVTELSRTSVAIAALVVAVSATVGVGVMVDSFRTTVVSWLEAQLQADVYIQPPSAVSRKTDTELEPRLVDLLKETEGVSRSHTVRSVDAQTNNGTDNLIAINQGPSAQKTYQLKKKKAGFWQRYTSENIVMVSEAYAYRNNVALGDSIFIETDRGRTGFQIQAINFDYASDMGAITINRRIYDQYFNDKAISGLALYAANGIEVDQLVERLRKRAEGQQEVFIRSNRGLREASIAIFDRTFTVTIVLRMLAMLVAFIGILSALMALQLERSQEHAVMRANGMTPSQLWNYVTTQTGVMGLMAGILSLPLGILMAYILVFVINLRSFGWSLQFVLSPWLLAQAVGLAFVAALLAGIYPSIKMARANPADALRNE from the coding sequence ATGAGTAAACACAAAAAGAATTTGCTGTGGCTTTCTAGCCTGCGCTTTTTATGGAAACATCCCTGGCACTTTGCACTTTCCATTTTGGGAGTAGCCCTGGGGGTATCTGTTGTTGTTTCTATCGACCTTTCCAACAGCTCAGCTAAAAAAGCGTTTTCACTATCTACCCAAGCCGTCACCGGCAAAGCGACCCACCAAATAACGGGAGCCGGCGAAAATATAGATGAAGAGGTATATCGAACAGTTCGGATAGATGGCATGGTTAAAAAGTCGGCACCCGTAGCCGAAGGATATGGACAGATTGAAGGCATAAATCGAACCTTTCAGATTATGGGTATAGATCCCATTGCGGAAGCACCCTTCCGCGATTTTGCCAGCCAAAAAGGTGGAATCGAATTACCAAAATTTATAACTGGAAAGAATACAGGCATAATTGCCAAACCGGTAGCCCGGCAGATTGGAGCATCAGTGGGAGATACGTTGTCAGTTTCAGTGGGTGGGCGCACTTACAGCGTACAGTTAGCAGGACTTATCAACGCTGGTAACGATCGCAGTCAACGCGCACTGCAAAATCTACTGGTCGTAGATGTAAGTACAGCCCAACAATTATTTAACATGCAGGGACAGCTATCCCGCATAGACCTGATTATACCTCAAGAGGATGAAAAAAAGATCATCCCCAAAATACAATCCCTATTGCCCAGTGGGTCCACCATTAGTCGTTCCGATTCAAGGTCAGAAACAGTAGCACAAATGACCCGCGCTTTTGAATTAAACTTGGAAGCGCTAAGCATGCTTGCACTGCTTGTAGGGATGTTTTTAATCTATAATACCATGACGTTTTCAGTTGTACAACGGCGTCAACTTATTGGTCGACTGCGTGCTTTAGGCGTCACAAAAAAAGAGATACTCACCATTATTCTTAAAGAAGCCGCACTAATTGGAATAATAGGTACCATCGTCGGCATTATCTCTGGTCTCTTTTTAGCAAAAGTGCTGCTCAAGCTAGTCACCCAATCCATAAACGATCTCTATTTTGTACTCTCAGTCCAAGAGCTCGCCATCGGATTTTATCCGCTGGCAAAAGCAGCCGTACTGGGATTGGGAGCCACGCTGCTTGCTTCATACTGGCCTGCCCGCGAAGCTTCGCAGGCAAAGGTATCTACCGTATTGAAGCGCTCATCCAGTGAATCAAAAATAAAAGGAAAATTAGGGATTCTTGCCGCATCGGGCCTCGGTGCCATTCTGTTGGGAGCGGCCATTTTACTTATTCCAAATGGCGGTATAGCAGCCGGCTATTCTTCTCTGCTATTTATGATCGTGGGATTTTCATTGGTCATCCCGTTAATAATTGTAGCAATCGCTCAGATTTTTCGTCCACTGTTGGGTAAACTCAATGGCTTGATTGGCACAATGTCGGTCCGGGGAATAGTTACGGAACTAAGCAGAACATCGGTTGCTATAGCTGCACTCGTAGTAGCTGTATCCGCAACTGTAGGCGTGGGAGTAATGGTTGACAGTTTTCGCACAACCGTAGTTTCATGGCTTGAAGCTCAACTCCAGGCTGATGTATATATTCAGCCGCCTAGTGCAGTATCCCGCAAAACAGACACAGAACTTGAACCAAGACTCGTAGATCTACTTAAAGAAACCGAAGGTGTTTCCCGCTCACACACCGTTCGCAGTGTGGATGCACAAACCAACAACGGAACCGATAATCTGATAGCAATAAATCAGGGACCCAGTGCGCAAAAAACCTATCAGCTTAAGAAAAAGAAAGCCGGCTTTTGGCAACGCTACACAAGCGAAAATATCGTTATGGTTTCAGAAGCGTATGCATATCGCAATAATGTAGCATTGGGCGACTCCATTTTTATTGAAACCGATCGGGGACGCACCGGATTTCAAATACAAGCCATAAATTTTGATTACGCATCGGATATGGGCGCCATCACCATTAACCGACGTATATATGACCAATATTTTAACGACAAGGCAATCTCCGGGCTCGCTCTCTATGCTGCAAACGGCATCGAGGTAGACCAGCTCGTAGAACGACTCAGAAAGAGAGCGGAGGGGCAACAAGAGGTCTTTATCCGATCGAACCGCGGACTTCGGGAAGCCTCCATCGCAATTTTTGATCGTACTTTTACCGTGACCATTGTTCTGCGAATGCTTGCCATGCTGGTCGCATTCATCGGTATTTTAAGCGCACTGATGGCCCTTCAGCTGGAACGCTCCCAAGAGCATGCCGTGATGAGAGCTAACGGAATGACCCCCTCCCAACTATGGAACTACGTGACTACCCAAACTGGAGTGATGGGGTTAATGGCTGGGATCTTATCGTTGCCTCTGGGTATTCTTATGGCCTACATTTTAGTCTTTGTTATCAATTTGAGATCATTTGGCTGGAGCCTTCAGTTTGTGCTTTCTCCGTGGCTGCTTGCACAGGCGGTAGGGCTGGCCTTTGTCGCTGCTTTACTAGCCGGTATCTACCCGTCTATAAAAATGGCCCGGGCCAATCCTGCAGATGCCTTGCGTAATGAATAA
- a CDS encoding YhdH/YhfP family quinone oxidoreductase, with translation MTDSFKAFVVDEDSEGTISQSVRDWPIDKLPDHEVLVRVHYSSLNYKDALSATGNKGVTKTYPHVPGIDAAGIIESPGDSTFDEGDKVLVTGYDLGQNTFGGFGQYIRVPANWIVPLPDNLSLRDSMIIGTAGFTASIGVHHLRHNNITPDDGSILVTGGTGGVGTMAVSILSALDYKVTAATGKLDQSSFLKNLGAASVIHRDEVQDESSKPLLSSRWAGVIDTVGGIMLDTALRQTQHNGTVACCGNVLGHELHTNVYPFILRGINLAGMDSGNCLMELRKKLWNKLASSWKPQNLESLSHECSLESIQEEITKILEGQQVGRVLVKLPD, from the coding sequence ATGACTGATTCTTTTAAAGCCTTTGTCGTCGATGAAGATTCAGAAGGAACCATCTCACAATCCGTGCGCGACTGGCCTATCGACAAACTTCCCGACCACGAAGTACTGGTACGGGTCCATTACTCATCCTTAAATTATAAAGATGCCCTTTCGGCCACAGGTAACAAGGGCGTTACCAAAACGTATCCCCATGTGCCCGGCATCGATGCGGCGGGGATTATTGAAAGTCCCGGTGATTCTACCTTTGATGAGGGGGATAAGGTACTGGTAACCGGCTACGACCTCGGTCAAAATACATTCGGCGGTTTTGGTCAATATATCCGCGTGCCGGCAAACTGGATTGTCCCCTTGCCTGATAATTTAAGCCTTCGGGATAGCATGATCATAGGCACAGCCGGATTTACCGCCTCCATCGGCGTTCACCATCTGCGTCATAACAACATTACCCCTGATGACGGATCCATTCTCGTAACCGGCGGCACCGGCGGGGTAGGTACTATGGCGGTATCTATTCTTTCTGCGCTGGATTACAAAGTAACAGCCGCTACCGGCAAATTGGATCAGTCTTCTTTTCTCAAAAACCTGGGAGCGGCATCAGTCATTCATCGGGATGAAGTGCAAGATGAATCTTCAAAGCCACTACTCTCTAGCCGATGGGCCGGCGTTATTGATACCGTCGGCGGGATTATGCTCGATACTGCTCTGCGCCAAACACAACACAATGGGACAGTAGCCTGCTGCGGAAATGTGCTGGGGCACGAGCTGCATACCAACGTGTACCCGTTTATTTTACGGGGCATAAATCTAGCTGGAATGGACAGCGGCAATTGCCTGATGGAACTTCGAAAAAAGCTGTGGAATAAGCTTGCTTCCTCATGGAAACCCCAAAATCTGGAATCGCTGAGCCACGAGTGCTCGCTGGAATCAATACAAGAAGAGATTACAAAAATTCTGGAAGGCCAACAGGTCGGCCGAGTTCTCGTTAAGCTACCGGATTAA
- a CDS encoding DsbA family protein — protein MKLLIKTAALIAILSLSVGMSEADAQDTETKKPTITITEYSDYQCPACAYYNPIVKKLKDKYGDQINLKLRFYPLNSHQFAALAARAAQAAKNQGKFLEMHNMLYKNQKRWSESVNPIPTFKRYAKKLNLDMEQFKSDLNDAETQRIVMNQKQEGMNMGVNSTPTFFIEGEKLTQLPQNYEEFEKVVEKYLGKKEN, from the coding sequence ATGAAGTTACTTATCAAAACAGCAGCTCTCATTGCAATCTTGTCACTAAGCGTTGGTATGTCCGAAGCTGATGCCCAGGACACTGAAACTAAAAAGCCAACAATAACAATTACTGAGTACAGTGATTATCAATGTCCGGCATGTGCATACTATAATCCGATTGTAAAAAAACTGAAGGATAAATACGGTGACCAGATTAATCTGAAGCTGCGTTTTTATCCGTTAAACAGCCATCAGTTTGCGGCTTTGGCGGCACGGGCAGCACAAGCGGCGAAGAACCAAGGCAAGTTTTTGGAAATGCATAATATGCTGTATAAGAATCAAAAACGATGGTCGGAATCTGTAAATCCTATTCCCACTTTTAAGCGGTATGCCAAAAAGCTAAACTTAGATATGGAGCAGTTTAAAAGTGATCTTAATGATGCTGAGACGCAGCGTATTGTAATGAATCAAAAGCAAGAAGGGATGAATATGGGCGTAAATTCTACGCCTACCTTTTTTATTGAGGGCGAAAAGTTGACCCAGCTTCCCCAGAATTATGAGGAATTTGAAAAAGTAGTTGAAAAGTATCTTGGAAAGAAGGAAAACTGA